GTTCCTCCGGGCCTCGTTGTACTGGGCCAGCAGCAGTTGCTGGTCCAGCAGGTCCATCCTTTGCTGCCTCTGGATATCCAGAGTCGCTCCCATTCCAAGGGGCATCTCCTTGTCTGGTTGGGAACCTGATGACCACAGAAGACAATAATACATTTAGaggtaaaagaaaaatagatcATATCACCTAAAGTATCTGTTCATTAATAgacaaagaaattattttcttgtttcttaAGTAAAAGCTGAATTTTCCATGTCGTGAACGGCACATTGCACTGATGCTAAGGGGTAATGCTAGCCTTAAAAGCAATGTTTGCTGCCATCTGTTGGAGGTTTTAGGCCTTTTTAACCTCTGATCTCAATGAGCCTCACTGACAGGCAGGGTTGGGTGTGAACTTGTAGAACCTGCCCACTCAGTGACACAATATGATGACATACTGCATCGCAACCATATTGAAGTAGCACAAGTAGGCCAACATCATTGTTGGCCTACAAAGAGAGACAAGAGCTCTTTGCCACGCACTGGAACACTGGTTCCAGTGCATGGTTGAAGGTTGGGACTCACTTGAGAAGAGTGGTTCCAGAATGTACCGTCCAATATGAGACACCCAAAGGGGTACGAAGATGAGCTTCTGCAACCAGAAAATGTTGTGGTAGTATAGTCCACCTGCAATCTGAAAGACAAATATAGTTATAAACCATGTATTAAGCATCACTATGAATGAAAGCACTCTGGTTAAATTAGCTCAGAATGCTAGCCTACAAAGAAGTGAGACAAAATTCTTCTGGAGATTTCTACTCACCAATCCACTTAGTGCAAGGAGCCACATGAAGGGGCTGGAAGTCAACAGCTGTAACACAGAGGAGAGGAACAAGAACGATGAAACATCCATAATCCCAAGccatgaaagagagaaaaaagattttgttgtCCATGTAAATTGCAGCTCTTGTTAATCTggaaaaagttacatttttccAGAAATAAAATACCCTAAAATTCCTCCAGaagcaacaaaatattttagttaTTCGCCAGAAACCTTCATTTCAGACTAATCCCACTCATGGACTGACTGTGGAAAtggatatattaaaaaaaattggtccCTAACTCGTAAAAGGCACTACTACTTATTTTACAGCTACAGCTCAAGAATTCAAACCTTACCTGCAGGCCTACTATGTAGACCAGAGTTTTGTTGGTGATGTGAATGTGGCCAAGGACCTGGGTGACCGGGACCCTTGGGATCATCAAGTAGAAAGGCACGAACAAAGAGAAGATTGGAGCGAGCCTGTGGGAGGAAACAGGACAAAGTCAAGAGGATGGAGATGACTCGAAACAATAAACCTGAAACAAACCAACATCACTGAGCTGGATTTCAGTTCGGCATGGTTACTTTTGTTGTTGCAGCTTGATGAATACAAGTGAAGCAGCTGTTCACTATgattaaagtgaaaaataataagCGATATGGAGCAGTAAATGTCAGAAGccgtggtttgtgtgtgtgtgtgtgtgtgtgtgtgtgtgtgtgtgtgcgtgcgtgtgtatgcgaGGATTTAGGAAGTTGTTACTTCACAGTCTTTCTCCTTATAAACTTGTCAAATGATATTTATTCCTTTCCCTTTTGTGTGAGGTGGATTGTCCAATGCTGTCATAGTCCATCACCATTTAAAGACTGTATAAGCAAACATAAAGAATAAAAGGGATtaagaattaaaatgaataatgcTGAAGGCTTATATTATCCTACaagggatgaaaaataaagatttaccGCTAAAGTGGTACATGCTCTAGACTTTTCTTTACACGTCGTAAGCGTAACTAAATACCAGGTCATTCATGTGTTCATGCCAGAACCTGAGGGGCTACAGAAATTACAAAAACgcttttacattttcaaagaTGGAGAATGTTCATCAGTGAAGCTTTGCGTGGACTGTAGCTAATGAAGTGATGAGCAACTCACAGTCCTGCAGGCAGGTCTTCAATCTCATAGTCGAAGAGGAACTGGAAAACCTGGGCCAGCAGGAAGTCCATCAGCGCAGAAACGCACCAAGTACCCAACAGGAACGACTGGATGAAAGTAGAGCATCATGCGTGATGACTGATGCccttgtttttaatcaatacATTTTTGACTACATTGCATTCCTCTTTGTTACACAAAAAGTTggtaacatgtttgtttttcattaggATTTGTCCTCCTCTGTTATTTATTCAGTTGCACATGTGAACCCCATATCTTTAGTTTTTTCCATCAAATGACACTAcataagtaaaaaataataacgtcataatataattttacattttatattaatgtgTGCACTCAGTGTATTGATCAATAATTTGTAGTTACCGCAAACTTCCTGGTGCCAAACCTCCGCTCAAATATTCGAAAGTTGTAGATAAGCAGGCTGCTGCAGAAGGCATCCTTCACATCCAGACAAACCAGCCTACCGCACAAGAACCTCCATACCTACACCAGGAACAAATATTAACACAAACATCAAATGCACAACTGAAGATTATACACGTAATACAATAATAACGTGATGAAAAGACTAccacatgaaaaaacatttatatctgcTGGATCTTGAATTTGCTTTGGAGCTGCACCAAAATTCCCTACAAATGGGTTACAGTTAGTTGGGGGTCTATTCTGATGCGAAACCCATTCTACCTCCAACATTCATGGACATTTGCTCAGTAATATGAGCGTAATTAAGATGACaatccaacaaacaaacagagggGAGAACATTATGCCATGAGCTTTACGGCCAACAGATGGAACACCATAACATCTGTACGTCTTTTGTTTCCTGGTGAAGACCATGAAATGCAGTTATGTAACTGGGTTTAAAACGAAAGTAGAAGAATGTGGCGTCCAGAAACAAGTGCAGATAGGTTGGTTTAGTCACTAACACAGGCAGGTATGAAACACTTACCCGGTGCTGCTGTGTGATCGCCTGCAGGTTGTACACGAACAGCTCTTGGTGCTGTGGCAGCAGGGCGAGCATCACAGTCAGTCCGTTAAGAACCAGCAGGAGACCCTTACACAGGGGAGCCTTGTCTGCCGGAAAACACACGGTATTTATAACGACAAAGTCACTATCTGCTTCTACAATCAATTGTTCTGGTATATCAGAAAAGACGAGGGTCGGTGGCAGCGTGTGGATTGTATTTAGAGATAGGAACAACCCTGAGTAAATATCCTGAGTAAGTTACTACAAACTTAGCTAGTTGTTCAGATGATGCCCTTTAAAGATGAGACCTGAGCCGAATCTACCGACACAACGAGAAAGCAGGGTGAGGTGTTGGGCTATTGACAATTATAGCTAAACTCAGCTGCAATTCATGATTCACTGGCTCCaggtgaatgaatgacagtGTTAGCATCGGCTAAGCTAACTGTTACCGTAGAGGCGGACAGGAGGCGGTGAGAGGGCTGTGACAGCCCGGGAGTCATTCAACGGCCAGACCGGATACTTACAGAGACCCCGAGAGCCGGTGATAGTAAACATGGTGTCTAAAAGAATCCAGGCGAAGACCGTCCTACTCCAGCGTTACAATAACACTAAAACGCCGACATGAAGTTTGAGAGACGTTCCATGTTGTGACTACTATGAGGAAGAGAGGGTAAAAAGAATCGACTACGGGAGCTCGAGTAGATCAAACGAGTTTTTTTACGCATTCAGCTAATATTAATGGTAAACTGACCGCAAGGGGGCGCTGTTGTTTCAATTTGAGGAAGCAGATAATTTTACTTAcactgtaatgtaatttttgAAGTGATTTCAGAGATAgatctgttggtgtgtgtgtgtgtgtgtgtgtgtgtgtgtgtgtgtgtgtgtgtgcgtgcgtgcgtgcatgcgtgcgtgcgtgcgtgtgtgtgtgtgtgtgtgtttctgttttgatCAAGCCTGTAGGACAGAGGTGTGAAACtgattttcaccgagggccacatcagcataatggctgtccccAAAGGGTCAAATGCAACTTATAAATGCTACTAAATGTAACccaatgtaatataaaataaatgtaactacttcttaatgttaaataatagaaatgttttacttattcagttacaaacattattgtTAAGCAGaacaaatatgtttgcttgttgctctgttataaatcCTTTAAATCTGTCAGGTTAGTAaccccacagaactccatcaatcaaggatcaaactatccaagagaattaagaaaaataacgtcaaacacaagttaggacattaactttgttcaaaacgtttttgtcaaagttaaaatggtcttactgcattgtgggaaatgcagttttggtcagagcacacttttgtactatttatttttagacactgaccttttacgctctcgcgggccacattaaatgatgtggcgggccacatttggcccccgggcctggAGTTTGAGGCATGTGCTGTAGGACTGTACTTTCCATCTGTGACCACTGTGAGGTCTGTATTCCTCCGAGTTAAGAACCATTTATCTGATAAATGCAACACCTCTGATGTTGGATATCCTGTCTTGGTCACAGCGAACAAGAATCTTTTAGACTAGGAGTTGGTAAATAATCTTTATAAGGAGCAACATGAGAAGCCTGAATTATACCGGAGGGCCACACCAACGAaaaatttaacttaatttaaataattaatatttaaaatataaataaatcttgATTCTTCATATTTTGAATAGCTGGTACTGATAATTAGAAGAATAGAACACTGTAAATATGTTGATTATTAGACATTTAGGTgtataatttatgtaatttctgTGTACATGGCTTATGATTGGGCTCACACGGTCATGACAGGGACGCACAAAGGACCGGATGTGGCCCCTGGGCTACAGTTTGCCCAAGTCTGTTTTAGACGGACAATCTTCCTGTGACACAGTTCTGCTCAAAGGGCACTGCCTCCCGAAGAACTGCTCTAATCATATTTGATCTTCAATTGATGCAGCTATGACCCTATTAGCATGTGTTTATGGGTTGAATACACTTTATGCATAGTAACAGCAGACAGGGAATGTTTCGTGTCTTGTAGCCATGTGGTCATCTTTATGACGGAGTGATAACATTGTTAATTATCCCCGAGGCCTTGAGCAGGATGTGACTGCACAAAGTCCATATTAATGACTTTTTCTTATGTTCTGGCCTCATGCACATAATGTCATATTTTGTCAAGGTCCAGACTTCCTTTGCGGGAGCCCTGCtatatttttttcccacaagCTGCCAATTAGTCATATCAAATGATGTGTATACCATCAGGCCTGACTGTGATTGCGCCTGAGCCAGTTGATCCAATGTTATGTGCAAGTACATTTGAAAAGATATGGTGAACAGCTGTCTAATAGTGTTGCGTTTCCCCATCACCCACAGATGCAGGAGTGTGTTAGTTCC
This is a stretch of genomic DNA from Antennarius striatus isolate MH-2024 chromosome 11, ASM4005453v1, whole genome shotgun sequence. It encodes these proteins:
- the ubac2 gene encoding ubiquitin-associated domain-containing protein 2, which codes for MFTITGSRGLYKAPLCKGLLLVLNGLTVMLALLPQHQELFVYNLQAITQQHRVWRFLCGRLVCLDVKDAFCSSLLIYNFRIFERRFGTRKFASFLLGTWCVSALMDFLLAQVFQFLFDYEIEDLPAGLLAPIFSLFVPFYLMIPRVPVTQVLGHIHITNKTLVYIVGLQLLTSSPFMWLLALSGLIAGGLYYHNIFWLQKLIFVPLWVSHIGRYILEPLFSSSQPDKEMPLGMGATLDIQRQQRMDLLDQQLLLAQYNEARRNSRQQPQSRLWTRLFPTLRHRGHNQPLMQPRPQAQTSSSTQPPLLDNSPVAEEQVARLVEMGFSRMDALEALRASNNDINMATNFLLQH